In Candidatus Sedimenticola sp. (ex Thyasira tokunagai), the following proteins share a genomic window:
- a CDS encoding lysophospholipid acyltransferase family protein, whose translation MSRESATAEHQQAVLERPPSRGRSAANLFLLLFSLGVMLPPYLLIYPLGRGIRRPYAAVWYRIACRLAGVRYRVEGEPTRDMSVLLVANHVSYLDIPLLGALTNASFISKSEVSSWPLFGFLAKIADTLFIERIPTRAKLQSRRIAERLDGGESMILFAEGTSSPGDTVLPFKSALFGVVDILPEQLPLTVQPVTLAYTRFFNGEPLLESDRALYGWYGDMELLPHLRAVMGLQGVEVVVTFHSALPAQTFENRKLLAMHCHQQVARGLEHSLALVAS comes from the coding sequence ATGAGCAGAGAATCAGCCACGGCAGAACATCAGCAGGCAGTGCTGGAGCGCCCCCCCAGCCGTGGCAGGTCGGCTGCCAATCTGTTTCTGCTTCTCTTTTCCTTGGGGGTGATGTTGCCACCCTATCTGCTGATCTACCCTTTGGGGCGTGGAATCAGGCGGCCATATGCGGCTGTCTGGTATAGAATCGCCTGCCGCCTGGCCGGCGTGCGTTACCGGGTAGAGGGAGAACCGACCCGGGACATGTCCGTGCTATTAGTCGCCAATCATGTCTCCTACCTGGATATCCCTCTATTGGGGGCACTGACGAATGCCAGTTTTATATCCAAGTCAGAAGTCTCTTCATGGCCCCTGTTTGGATTCTTGGCGAAGATTGCTGATACGCTCTTTATCGAACGAATCCCCACGCGTGCCAAGCTTCAGAGTCGCCGTATAGCTGAGCGCTTGGATGGGGGTGAATCGATGATCCTGTTTGCAGAGGGAACGAGTTCGCCGGGGGATACTGTGCTCCCCTTCAAATCCGCCCTGTTCGGGGTGGTGGATATATTGCCCGAGCAGCTGCCGCTGACTGTTCAGCCGGTGACCCTGGCCTATACTCGATTTTTCAACGGAGAGCCGTTACTGGAGAGTGATCGTGCCCTTTACGGTTGGTATGGCGATATGGAATTGCTACCACACTTACGTGCAGTGATGGGGCTACAGGGGGTGGAAGTGGTGGTCACTTTTCATTCCGCACTACCTGCACAGACGTTCGAAAACCGTAAATTGCTGGCTATGCACTGTCATCAGCAGGTGGCACGGGGGCTGGAGCATTCACTAGCGCTGGTGGCGAGTTGA